A genomic segment from Kallotenue papyrolyticum encodes:
- a CDS encoding ADP-ribosylglycohydrolase family protein, with product MALTQPFVRGCLIGLAVGDALGGPLQGMDRFEIAQRFGGGVRSMLGGGRLKLRPGETTAATAMARLLARSLVEREHFDANDVAARYVAWLRTNPKGVEPTIRLALQAWRAGLALPHAALGAHRQLGHSAGNGTIMRCAPIALRYAYDERRLIDASRDEALITHFDPRAWTGSVALNLLIVALLREIPLREALHRVADRLRREPRAAHELADMLETLAPETRADALGTSTAVSDTLRVALWALLAHASFEEAVVAAVNLGGEAAIQGAVTGALAGARWGYDAIPQRWLERLQERDELIELADQLLTLAEHGRVVI from the coding sequence ATGGCGCTGACACAACCGTTTGTACGTGGCTGTCTGATCGGGCTAGCCGTTGGCGACGCGCTGGGCGGTCCGTTGCAGGGCATGGACCGCTTCGAGATCGCCCAGCGCTTCGGTGGCGGCGTGCGCTCGATGCTCGGCGGTGGACGGCTCAAACTGCGGCCCGGCGAGACCACCGCCGCCACCGCCATGGCGCGCCTGTTGGCGCGCAGCCTGGTCGAGCGCGAGCACTTCGATGCCAACGACGTCGCGGCACGTTACGTGGCCTGGCTGCGCACCAATCCCAAGGGCGTCGAGCCCACGATCCGGCTGGCGTTGCAGGCCTGGCGCGCCGGGCTCGCGCTGCCGCACGCTGCCCTGGGCGCGCATCGCCAGCTTGGTCACAGCGCCGGCAACGGCACGATCATGCGCTGCGCGCCGATCGCCCTGCGCTACGCCTACGACGAGCGCAGGCTGATCGATGCCTCGCGCGATGAGGCCTTGATCACCCACTTCGATCCACGCGCCTGGACCGGCAGCGTGGCGCTCAACCTATTGATCGTCGCCCTGCTGCGCGAGATCCCGCTGCGCGAGGCACTCCATCGCGTTGCCGATCGCCTCCGACGCGAGCCGCGTGCAGCCCACGAACTCGCCGATATGCTGGAGACGCTTGCGCCGGAAACGCGCGCCGACGCACTCGGCACGAGCACCGCAGTGAGCGACACGTTGCGCGTGGCGCTGTGGGCGCTGCTGGCTCATGCCTCCTTCGAGGAGGCGGTGGTTGCCGCGGTCAACCTGGGCGGCGAGGCGGCGATCCAGGGCGCGGTCACCGGAGCGCTCGCCGGCGCGCGCTGGGGTTATGATGCCATCCCGCAGCGCTGGTTGGAACGGCTGCAGGAGCGCGACGAGCTGATCGAACTCGCGGATCAGCTGCTCACCTTAGCAGAGCACGGTCGCGTGGTGATTTAA
- the moaC gene encoding cyclic pyranopterin monophosphate synthase MoaC produces the protein MAQPTPLAIPDTARLSHLDAQGRARMVDVGAKPETEREAIARGMVLMQPATLRLITSGAIAKGDVLATARIAGIMAAKRTSELIPLCHPLMLTHVSVELQPDAERSAIQISATVRTHGRTGVEMEALTAVTVAALTIYDMCKAVDRGMRLSEIRLAEKRGGTSGALVLEQPDGAPQAAE, from the coding sequence ATGGCCCAGCCCACGCCGCTGGCGATCCCCGACACGGCACGGCTGTCGCACCTCGATGCCCAGGGCCGCGCGCGGATGGTCGATGTCGGCGCCAAGCCGGAGACCGAGCGCGAAGCGATCGCGCGTGGCATGGTGCTGATGCAGCCCGCAACGCTACGCCTGATCACGTCCGGCGCGATCGCCAAAGGCGACGTGCTGGCCACAGCGCGCATCGCCGGGATCATGGCTGCCAAGCGCACCAGCGAGCTGATTCCGCTATGCCATCCACTGATGCTGACCCACGTCAGCGTCGAGTTGCAGCCCGATGCCGAGCGCAGCGCGATCCAGATCAGCGCAACCGTGCGTACACATGGGCGGACCGGCGTCGAGATGGAGGCGTTGACGGCAGTAACGGTCGCCGCGCTGACGATCTACGATATGTGCAAAGCCGTCGATCGCGGTATGCGTTTGAGCGAGATCCGCCTGGCTGAAAAGCGCGGTGGCACAAGTGGAGCGCTCGTGCTGGAGCAGCCCGACGGGGCGCCGCAGGCGGCGGAGTGA
- the leuS gene encoding leucine--tRNA ligase, whose protein sequence is MAERYDPVATEQKWQQRWAESGIYKFHPIPQAPKHYALTMLPYPSGNLHIGHWYAMSPSDTRARYMRMRGYDVFFPMGFDAFGLPAENAAIKRNIHPRQWTYANIERMRQQLKAMGMMIDWDQEVITCDPEYYRWNQWFFIQFFKRGLAYRTYAPVDWCPSCNTTLAREQVVGEERRCERCGTPVIKKDLDQWLFRITAYAEELLDFSKIEWPERIITMQRNWIGRSEGASVIFTTESGDPIEVFTTRPDTLWGATFLVLAPEHPLVDKVTSDAQRAVVEAYKQQAARESEIERLSTEKEKTGVWTGGYAINPATNQRVPIWIADYVLMSYGTGAIMGVPGHDQRDFEFARAYNLPIVVVVQPEGQTLDPATMSEAWPGEGTMVNSGPLNGLPAGKGEGQSVKAAIRWLEQQGKGRAAVTYRLRDWLISRQRYWGTPIPIIYCPQCGTLPVPEEQLPVTLPDDVDFVPTGQSPLKLHPTWRFTTCPQCGGQAERDTDTMDTFVDSSWYQYRYLSPHYTEGPFDPAIGQHWLPVDQYTGGAEHAVMHLLYTRFWTKVMRDLGLVDFDEPMVRLFNQGIILGEDNEKMSKSRGNVVDPDDLVARYGADAVRTFLMFIGPWDQGGPWNSRGMEGTVRFVNRCWNIVTEQPRPSSTPGDAEALRRITHRTIKKVGDDLERFAFNTAIAALMEFVNELYRARETTLYGSDAWHAAIRTLVLLLAPFTPHLAEELWERIGEPYSVHQQPWPQYDETLLAEQQVELAVQINGKLRDRITVAADASEEYIRQLALSSDKVQAALNGKTVAKTVVVPGKLVNIVVR, encoded by the coding sequence ATGGCTGAACGCTATGATCCGGTGGCAACCGAACAGAAGTGGCAGCAGCGCTGGGCCGAGAGCGGCATCTACAAGTTTCATCCCATCCCCCAGGCGCCCAAGCACTACGCGCTGACGATGCTGCCCTACCCCAGCGGCAACCTGCACATCGGCCACTGGTACGCGATGAGCCCCAGCGATACGCGGGCGCGCTACATGCGCATGCGTGGCTACGACGTCTTCTTCCCGATGGGCTTCGACGCCTTCGGCCTGCCGGCGGAGAACGCGGCGATCAAGCGCAACATCCACCCGCGGCAGTGGACCTACGCCAACATCGAGCGCATGCGCCAGCAGCTCAAGGCCATGGGCATGATGATCGACTGGGATCAGGAGGTCATCACCTGCGATCCGGAGTACTACCGCTGGAACCAGTGGTTCTTTATCCAGTTCTTCAAGCGCGGTCTGGCCTACCGCACCTACGCGCCGGTGGATTGGTGTCCCTCGTGCAACACCACCCTGGCCCGCGAGCAGGTGGTGGGCGAGGAGCGCCGCTGTGAGCGCTGCGGCACACCGGTGATCAAAAAGGATCTGGATCAGTGGCTGTTCCGCATCACGGCCTACGCCGAGGAGTTGCTGGACTTCAGCAAGATCGAGTGGCCGGAGCGCATCATCACCATGCAGCGCAACTGGATCGGCAGATCCGAGGGCGCGAGCGTGATCTTCACCACCGAGAGCGGCGACCCGATCGAGGTCTTTACCACCCGGCCCGACACGTTGTGGGGCGCGACCTTCCTGGTGCTGGCGCCGGAACACCCCCTGGTTGACAAAGTCACCAGTGACGCGCAGCGCGCAGTGGTGGAGGCCTACAAGCAGCAGGCCGCGCGCGAGTCGGAGATCGAACGTCTGAGCACCGAGAAGGAGAAGACCGGCGTCTGGACCGGCGGGTATGCCATCAACCCGGCCACCAACCAGCGCGTGCCGATCTGGATCGCCGACTATGTGCTGATGAGCTACGGCACCGGCGCGATCATGGGCGTGCCCGGCCATGACCAGCGCGACTTCGAGTTCGCGCGCGCCTACAACCTGCCGATCGTCGTCGTGGTCCAGCCGGAGGGCCAGACACTGGACCCCGCCACCATGAGCGAAGCCTGGCCGGGTGAGGGCACGATGGTCAACTCCGGTCCGCTGAATGGGCTGCCCGCCGGCAAGGGCGAGGGCCAGAGCGTCAAGGCAGCGATCCGGTGGCTGGAGCAGCAGGGCAAGGGCCGCGCCGCCGTCACCTATCGCCTGCGCGACTGGCTGATCTCACGCCAGCGCTACTGGGGCACGCCGATCCCGATTATCTACTGCCCGCAGTGCGGCACGCTGCCGGTGCCGGAGGAGCAGTTGCCGGTGACGCTGCCCGATGATGTGGACTTCGTGCCCACCGGGCAGTCGCCGCTGAAGCTGCACCCGACCTGGCGCTTCACTACCTGCCCACAGTGCGGCGGCCAGGCCGAGCGCGATACCGACACGATGGATACCTTCGTTGACTCATCGTGGTACCAGTATCGTTACCTGTCGCCGCACTACACGGAGGGACCATTCGATCCGGCGATCGGCCAGCACTGGCTGCCGGTGGATCAATACACCGGCGGCGCAGAGCATGCCGTGATGCACCTGCTCTACACGCGCTTCTGGACCAAAGTTATGCGCGATCTGGGCTTGGTGGACTTCGACGAGCCAATGGTGCGCCTGTTCAACCAGGGCATCATCCTGGGCGAAGACAACGAAAAGATGTCCAAGTCGCGCGGCAACGTGGTCGATCCCGACGATCTGGTCGCCAGATACGGCGCAGACGCGGTGCGTACCTTCCTGATGTTCATCGGGCCCTGGGATCAGGGTGGCCCGTGGAACAGCCGTGGCATGGAAGGCACGGTGCGCTTCGTCAACCGCTGCTGGAATATCGTCACCGAGCAGCCGCGCCCGAGCAGCACGCCCGGTGATGCTGAGGCGCTGCGCCGCATCACGCATCGGACCATCAAAAAGGTCGGCGATGATCTGGAGCGCTTCGCCTTCAACACAGCGATCGCCGCGCTGATGGAGTTCGTCAACGAGCTGTACCGCGCGCGCGAAACCACGCTGTACGGCAGCGACGCCTGGCATGCGGCGATCCGCACGCTGGTGCTGTTGCTGGCGCCGTTCACGCCGCATCTGGCTGAAGAGCTGTGGGAGCGCATCGGCGAGCCGTACAGCGTGCATCAGCAGCCCTGGCCGCAGTACGATGAGACGTTGCTGGCCGAACAGCAGGTCGAGCTGGCCGTGCAGATCAACGGCAAGCTGCGCGACCGCATTACCGTCGCCGCCGATGCCAGCGAGGAGTACATCCGGCAGCTGGCCTTGAGCAGTGACAAGGTCCAGGCAGCCCTGAACGGCAAAACCGTCGCCAAAACCGTGGTTGTGCCGGGCAAGCTGGTCAACATTGTGGTGCGCTAG
- a CDS encoding LLM class flavin-dependent oxidoreductase, with protein sequence MELGIYTFGERTIDPESGTLISPQERLRRLLEEIELADQVGLDVFGVGEHHRPDYVVSAPAVVLAAAATRTQRIRLTSAVSLLSSDDPVRVFQQFATLDLISGGRAEIMVGRGSFIESFPLFGYDLRDYDALFEEKLDLLLRLRAEERVTWQGRFRPPLDGQGVYPRPLQNPLPVWVAVGGTPQSAIRAGMLGLPMALGIIGGLPERFVPFAHLHRQAAQRAGHPTPRLSINSHGFIADTSQEAAAIAFPAFKLQMDRIGRERGWPPLTREQFEASRALRGADFVGSPQEVIEKILFQHELFGHDRFLLQLTVGTLPHARVLRAIELLGSVVAPAVRREVARRGAGHASSTPTTT encoded by the coding sequence GTGGAACTAGGCATCTACACCTTTGGCGAGCGCACCATCGATCCGGAGAGCGGCACGCTGATCAGCCCGCAGGAACGGCTGCGGCGGCTGCTCGAAGAGATCGAACTGGCTGATCAGGTCGGCCTGGACGTCTTCGGCGTGGGCGAACACCATCGCCCCGATTACGTGGTCTCCGCGCCGGCGGTCGTGCTGGCCGCCGCGGCCACGCGCACGCAACGCATCCGGCTGACCAGCGCGGTCAGTTTGCTCAGCTCCGACGACCCGGTGCGCGTCTTTCAGCAATTCGCCACTCTCGACCTGATCTCCGGCGGACGGGCCGAGATCATGGTCGGACGCGGCTCGTTCATCGAGTCGTTTCCACTCTTCGGCTACGACCTGCGCGACTACGACGCGCTGTTCGAGGAAAAGCTCGATCTGCTGCTGCGCCTGCGCGCCGAGGAGCGCGTCACCTGGCAGGGTCGTTTCCGCCCGCCGCTGGACGGGCAGGGCGTCTATCCGCGACCGCTGCAGAACCCGCTACCGGTGTGGGTAGCGGTGGGTGGCACGCCCCAATCCGCCATTCGCGCCGGGATGCTGGGCCTGCCGATGGCGCTGGGGATCATCGGCGGTCTGCCGGAGCGCTTCGTCCCCTTCGCGCACCTGCATCGTCAGGCAGCGCAGCGCGCCGGCCATCCCACGCCGCGCTTGAGCATCAACTCGCACGGCTTCATCGCCGACACTTCACAGGAAGCCGCCGCGATTGCGTTTCCGGCCTTTAAACTGCAGATGGACCGCATTGGCCGCGAACGTGGCTGGCCGCCGCTCACCCGGGAACAGTTTGAAGCCTCCCGCGCGTTGCGCGGCGCGGACTTTGTGGGCAGCCCGCAGGAGGTGATCGAGAAGATCCTGTTCCAGCACGAGCTGTTCGGCCACGATCGCTTTCTGCTGCAACTGACGGTCGGTACGTTGCCGCACGCTCGGGTGCTGCGCGCCATCGAGCTGTTGGGCAGCGTCGTGGCACCGGCGGTCCGGCGCGAGGTCGCCCGGCGCGGCGCCGGGCATGCCTCCTCCACGCCGACCACCACCTAA
- a CDS encoding M1 family metallopeptidase, giving the protein MNRRSGVVRWLLIGAIVVLACVLGGLAAWYSMAQVVVRLPMTTTPAGQAMSATAITAGQATPARPSATAPAAPQATATPTPTATLISSATPVPTPDAALALQPGSRDLLAAYPNAPQVRINAQLDPATGTISGTQTITYTNSDNVTLDAIYLRLFANAAYFEQGGTLVEEVRVDGAPADTMLELQDTALRVGLPRRLAPGEQVRIDLRFRTSVPDADTGYGIFGVSENGTFALYHWHPELAAFEQGGWLLNPPVAQGDATNSDVATFWVTLAVPRSYVVVATGTLADSQEQGETTLHTFVAPLARAFAVVAGEQLAQVTQRSGDLTVNSYYRPGHTAGGQAALDAAVQSLQLFSQRFGPYPYNELDVVEVDLGGGAAGMEATGLVMIGSDLYPSEASNPLDDIGGLVPGIAGANALAFTTAHEVAHQWWFSVVGSDPYREPWLDESLTNWSSAFYVDETLGEEAGLVARDLFIRVPYQSLPADRPLNLPVDAYSAEEYSAIVYGKGALMYDVLRRELGDETFFAFLQRYAERHRFGRATADTWLQTLNAVAGRDMTPFYEKWVTSAAVTEADLPPAGPLSQLLDAGMD; this is encoded by the coding sequence ATGAACCGTCGATCTGGAGTTGTTCGTTGGTTGCTCATCGGCGCGATCGTTGTGCTCGCCTGTGTGCTCGGTGGGCTGGCCGCCTGGTATAGTATGGCCCAGGTGGTGGTACGTCTGCCGATGACGACTACGCCCGCTGGGCAGGCCATGTCGGCGACCGCCATAACTGCCGGGCAGGCCACGCCGGCAAGGCCGTCAGCCACCGCGCCGGCCGCTCCGCAGGCGACAGCGACCCCTACACCGACAGCGACGCTCATCAGCAGCGCCACGCCGGTGCCGACGCCGGACGCGGCGCTGGCGTTGCAGCCCGGTAGCCGTGATCTCTTGGCGGCCTACCCCAACGCTCCACAGGTGCGCATCAATGCACAACTGGATCCGGCTACAGGCACGATCAGCGGCACGCAGACGATCACTTATACCAACAGTGACAACGTCACGCTGGACGCGATCTACCTGCGCCTCTTCGCCAACGCTGCCTACTTCGAGCAGGGTGGCACGCTCGTGGAGGAGGTGCGCGTGGACGGCGCACCGGCGGATACCATGCTGGAGCTACAGGACACCGCGCTGCGCGTGGGGCTGCCGCGTCGTTTGGCGCCCGGCGAGCAGGTACGCATCGACCTGCGCTTCCGCACCAGCGTGCCCGACGCCGATACCGGCTATGGCATTTTTGGCGTCTCCGAGAACGGTACCTTCGCGCTGTACCACTGGCATCCCGAACTGGCCGCCTTTGAACAGGGTGGTTGGCTGCTCAATCCGCCGGTGGCGCAGGGCGACGCCACCAACAGCGATGTGGCAACCTTTTGGGTCACGCTGGCGGTGCCCCGCAGCTATGTGGTGGTGGCTACCGGCACGCTGGCCGATAGTCAGGAGCAGGGCGAGACGACGCTGCACACCTTTGTAGCGCCGCTGGCACGCGCCTTTGCGGTGGTGGCCGGCGAGCAGCTGGCGCAGGTGACCCAGCGCAGCGGCGATCTCACCGTCAATTCCTACTACCGGCCCGGACACACCGCCGGTGGGCAGGCGGCGCTGGATGCCGCCGTGCAGTCGCTCCAGCTCTTCAGCCAACGCTTCGGGCCCTACCCCTACAACGAGCTGGATGTGGTCGAGGTCGATTTGGGCGGTGGCGCGGCGGGCATGGAAGCTACCGGCCTGGTGATGATCGGCAGTGACCTCTATCCGAGCGAAGCATCCAATCCGCTGGACGATATCGGAGGACTGGTGCCCGGTATCGCCGGTGCCAATGCGTTGGCCTTCACCACGGCGCACGAAGTGGCGCACCAGTGGTGGTTCAGCGTGGTCGGTAGCGATCCCTATCGCGAGCCCTGGCTGGACGAGTCGCTGACGAACTGGTCGTCGGCCTTCTACGTGGACGAAACGCTGGGCGAGGAGGCCGGTCTGGTCGCACGCGATCTGTTCATTCGCGTCCCCTACCAGTCCTTGCCCGCCGACCGTCCGCTGAACTTGCCTGTGGATGCCTACAGCGCGGAGGAGTATAGCGCGATCGTCTATGGCAAGGGCGCTTTGATGTATGACGTGCTGCGCCGCGAGCTGGGCGATGAGACTTTTTTTGCCTTTCTGCAGCGCTACGCGGAGCGGCACCGCTTTGGACGCGCTACGGCCGATACCTGGCTCCAGACGCTGAACGCGGTGGCCGGTCGCGACATGACGCCGTTCTACGAGAAGTGGGTCACCTCCGCCGCGGTGACCGAGGCCGACTTGCCGCCGGCGGGACCGCTCAGCCAACTGCTGGATGCGGGTATGGATTAG
- a CDS encoding metallophosphoesterase, with protein sequence MRIWAIADLHLSFAAPKPMDIFGDRWRDHPQRIATAWQRLVAPEDVVLLAGDTSWAMKLPEALVDLRWIGALPGLKVLTKGNHDYWWDYARKRRAELPAGMLLVEADAVAHGDWVFCGTRGWVTPEQPTYNPATDERIYRRELGRLERALAAAQRLSEGQRRIGVLLHYPPFLPDGRPTRFAELIAAAGAAFCVYGHLHRRADWNAAVQGERDGVRYHLTACDYLNFVPSLIVDEAGHVRERSYPG encoded by the coding sequence ATGCGTATCTGGGCGATTGCCGATCTGCATCTTTCGTTTGCTGCGCCCAAGCCGATGGATATCTTCGGTGATCGCTGGCGCGATCATCCGCAGCGCATTGCTACGGCCTGGCAGCGCTTGGTGGCGCCGGAGGACGTGGTCCTGCTGGCGGGCGATACCTCCTGGGCCATGAAACTGCCCGAGGCGCTGGTCGATCTGCGCTGGATCGGCGCGTTGCCCGGTCTCAAAGTCTTGACCAAGGGCAACCACGACTACTGGTGGGATTATGCCCGCAAACGCCGCGCCGAGCTACCGGCGGGGATGCTGTTGGTCGAAGCCGATGCCGTGGCGCATGGCGACTGGGTCTTCTGCGGCACGCGCGGCTGGGTCACGCCAGAGCAACCCACCTATAATCCCGCTACTGATGAGCGCATCTACCGGCGCGAACTGGGTCGGCTGGAGCGCGCCCTGGCCGCTGCGCAGCGCCTCAGCGAGGGCCAGCGGCGCATCGGCGTACTGCTGCACTATCCGCCCTTCTTGCCGGACGGTCGTCCGACGCGCTTCGCCGAGCTGATCGCTGCGGCGGGAGCGGCTTTCTGCGTGTATGGCCATCTCCATCGTCGCGCCGACTGGAACGCAGCGGTGCAGGGCGAGCGCGACGGCGTGCGCTACCATCTCACCGCGTGCGACTATCTCAACTTCGTGCCCTCGCTGATCGTGGATGAAGCTGGCCACGTGCGCGAGCGGAGCTATCCCGGGTGA
- a CDS encoding alpha/beta fold hydrolase, with translation MKMTYHQHCDGGLAPREQTVQAGDLRWRYLEWGTRGQPIALWHGITSSAEGWWRLGPFLASLGFHVFAPDLPGHGLSGDAPDYQITTTARLLDAWMAALGLVSPVVLGHSWGGMNALVQATLADAQVRPRALVLEDPAVVLPHDPERVLPTYTAGLGTPANETSRAALAAANPRWHTCDAWWKATALERARRAAVEGFFRHNAGLDLRDRLGALTQPTLLLLGDPAYGGLWQAAAVAQVQALAPALHVSVIPHSSHNLHRDAWEPFAMALAHFLRTA, from the coding sequence ATGAAGATGACCTACCACCAACACTGTGATGGCGGCCTGGCGCCGCGTGAGCAGACGGTGCAGGCCGGCGACCTGCGCTGGCGCTACCTAGAATGGGGCACGCGTGGCCAGCCGATCGCGCTCTGGCATGGCATCACCAGCAGCGCCGAGGGCTGGTGGCGCCTGGGGCCGTTCCTGGCCAGCCTGGGCTTCCATGTCTTCGCGCCCGATCTGCCGGGCCACGGCCTGAGCGGTGATGCGCCCGACTACCAGATCACCACCACCGCGCGCCTGCTCGACGCCTGGATGGCGGCGCTTGGCCTCGTGTCGCCGGTGGTGCTAGGCCATTCCTGGGGCGGCATGAACGCCCTGGTGCAGGCCACCCTTGCCGACGCGCAGGTGCGTCCGCGCGCCCTGGTGTTGGAAGATCCCGCAGTCGTGCTGCCCCACGATCCCGAGCGCGTCCTACCGACCTACACCGCCGGCCTGGGCACGCCCGCGAATGAAACCTCGCGCGCGGCGCTGGCCGCCGCCAATCCACGCTGGCATACCTGCGATGCCTGGTGGAAGGCCACCGCGCTGGAACGCGCGCGCCGTGCCGCCGTGGAGGGCTTTTTTCGCCACAACGCCGGGCTGGATCTCCGTGATCGGCTGGGCGCGCTGACGCAGCCCACGCTGCTGCTGCTCGGCGATCCCGCCTATGGCGGCCTGTGGCAGGCCGCAGCCGTGGCCCAGGTGCAGGCCCTGGCGCCCGCGTTGCACGTGAGCGTGATCCCCCACAGCAGCCACAACCTGCATCGCGATGCCTGGGAGCCCTTTGCCATGGCGCTGGCCCACTTTTTGCGCACCGCCTGA
- a CDS encoding hydroxymethylglutaryl-CoA reductase, degradative codes for MGTKNSRIAGFYQLTPEQRLQAVQAFDGLHQAEVEVLRGGRGVLSVERADKMIENVIGTFELPLGIATNFQINGEDKLIPMAVEEPSIVAGASFAAKLARAGGGFRTSSTRSLMIGQVQLVNVPDVDAARTAILSHKAEILATANAQSTALVKLGGGAEDVEVHFFPSSPTGPLLIVHLVVDCLDAMGANAINSMAEAVAPLLERLTRGRAYLRILSNLSDRRLAKAVAVLTPEALARPDMSGEAVIEGMLHAYAFAAVDPYRATTHNKGILNGIDPVLIATGQDWRAVEAGAHAYAARSGRYTSLSRWYRDEQGNLVGELEMPLAVGIVGGATKVHPAAQAALKLLGVTSARQLAEICVAAGLASNIAAMRALATEGIQQGHMALHARQIAMSVGATGQLVDLIAEQMVRERTIKPARAAELLRELTNVFV; via the coding sequence ATGGGTACCAAAAACTCGCGCATCGCCGGGTTCTACCAGCTCACGCCCGAGCAACGCCTGCAGGCGGTCCAGGCTTTTGACGGACTGCACCAAGCTGAGGTGGAAGTCCTGCGGGGCGGGCGGGGGGTGCTCTCGGTCGAACGCGCCGACAAAATGATCGAAAACGTGATCGGTACGTTTGAACTGCCGTTGGGCATTGCCACCAACTTCCAGATCAACGGCGAAGACAAACTGATCCCCATGGCGGTTGAAGAGCCGTCGATCGTCGCGGGCGCATCGTTTGCCGCCAAACTGGCGCGCGCCGGTGGTGGCTTTCGCACCTCCAGCACCCGCTCGCTGATGATCGGCCAGGTCCAGTTGGTCAACGTGCCGGACGTGGACGCCGCACGCACGGCGATCCTCAGCCACAAGGCCGAGATTCTGGCCACCGCCAACGCGCAGAGCACAGCGCTGGTCAAACTCGGCGGCGGTGCGGAGGATGTCGAAGTCCACTTCTTCCCCAGCTCGCCGACCGGCCCGCTGCTGATCGTGCACCTGGTGGTGGACTGCCTGGACGCCATGGGCGCCAATGCGATCAACTCCATGGCCGAAGCAGTCGCCCCCCTGCTGGAGCGGCTTACGCGTGGGCGCGCCTACCTGCGTATTTTGTCCAACCTGAGCGATCGGCGGCTGGCTAAGGCCGTGGCAGTGCTGACACCCGAAGCCCTGGCGCGGCCCGATATGAGCGGTGAAGCGGTGATCGAGGGCATGCTGCACGCCTATGCCTTTGCCGCCGTCGATCCCTACCGCGCCACCACCCACAACAAGGGCATTCTGAACGGCATCGATCCGGTGCTGATCGCCACCGGCCAGGACTGGCGCGCCGTCGAAGCGGGCGCGCATGCCTATGCCGCGCGCAGCGGACGCTATACCTCGCTGAGCCGCTGGTACCGCGACGAGCAGGGCAACCTGGTGGGCGAGCTGGAAATGCCGCTGGCCGTGGGTATTGTCGGCGGCGCGACCAAAGTGCATCCCGCGGCGCAGGCCGCGCTCAAGCTCCTGGGCGTGACCTCGGCACGGCAACTGGCCGAGATCTGCGTGGCTGCCGGCCTGGCCTCCAACATCGCCGCCATGCGCGCGCTGGCGACCGAGGGTATCCAGCAGGGGCATATGGCGTTGCATGCCCGCCAGATCGCGATGAGTGTTGGCGCGACGGGACAGCTCGTCGATCTGATCGCCGAGCAGATGGTGCGCGAGCGCACTATCAAACCGGCGCGCGCGGCTGAGCTGCTCCGCGAACTGACCAACGTCTTCGTGTGA
- a CDS encoding metallophosphoesterase family protein produces the protein MALERAVVRLAALADLHYSKTSAGSLQPLFAQIAERADALLICGDLTDYGLPEEAELLARDLSVAKLPIVAVLGNHDYESGRADDVKQILMDAGVTILDGDSCEIHGIGFAGVKGFCGGFGSGTLGFWGEPAIKQFVQEALNEALKLETALARLRTEQRIAVLHYAPIQATVEGEPPAIYPWLGTSRLEEPFNRYPVNAIFHGHAHGGSVEGRTAGGIPVYNVSLALLQRAYPDLPPFRLFDIPVGERPAAAASPPLPGMHPARET, from the coding sequence ATGGCGCTCGAGCGAGCGGTCGTTCGGCTGGCCGCGCTGGCCGATCTGCACTACAGCAAGACATCTGCCGGCAGCCTACAACCACTCTTCGCGCAGATTGCCGAGCGCGCCGATGCGCTGCTGATCTGCGGCGATCTGACCGACTACGGCCTGCCGGAAGAGGCCGAACTACTGGCCAGGGATCTCAGCGTCGCCAAGCTGCCGATCGTCGCCGTGCTCGGCAACCACGACTATGAGTCGGGCCGGGCGGACGACGTCAAACAGATCCTGATGGATGCCGGCGTGACCATCCTGGACGGCGACTCATGCGAGATCCACGGCATCGGTTTTGCCGGCGTGAAGGGTTTCTGCGGCGGCTTCGGCAGCGGTACCCTCGGCTTTTGGGGCGAGCCCGCGATCAAACAGTTCGTGCAGGAGGCCCTGAACGAGGCGCTCAAACTAGAGACGGCGCTGGCGCGCCTGCGCACCGAGCAGCGGATCGCGGTGCTGCACTACGCGCCGATCCAGGCCACCGTCGAGGGCGAGCCGCCGGCGATCTACCCCTGGTTGGGCACCAGCCGGCTGGAAGAGCCCTTTAATCGCTACCCGGTCAATGCCATCTTCCATGGCCATGCCCACGGTGGCAGCGTCGAAGGACGGACCGCCGGCGGTATTCCGGTGTACAACGTCTCGCTCGCACTGCTACAACGCGCCTATCCCGATCTGCCGCCGTTTCGGCTCTTTGACATCCCGGTTGGGGAGCGCCCCGCAGCCGCCGCATCACCACCATTGCCCGGTATGCATCCTGCTAGGGAAACCTAG